The Pichia kudriavzevii chromosome 3, complete sequence nucleotide sequence aaaacaagaaatgGAGCTGGAAAATCATTTATTGGAAATAAAAGATAGATTAGATTTTATTAAGGACATAGAAATATCTGAAGAGCCTGTAAGAATAACTAGAAATGATTTGAacgaagatgatgaatttgctATGAATAGtgataaaaacaaaactaaCGCTAATAAagataaaattaaaactaaaactaaaaacaaaaacaaaaacaactcAAAAAtcgaagaagaagaatttgtGTTACtagatgaaaaagaaacttaTTCAAGAAAGACATCAACCACCAGAAGTTTTAAGTCTGGAGATTTGATCCACAAGTTTGAAGCTCACCATGATCCTATAAATTGTATTGCTTTTGACGAGCCATATGGAAGGTTGATTACATGCTCGATGGATAATACAGTAAGATTATGGGACATGGGTAGATACAAATGCATTGGGCTACTTGAAGGTCATTTTGCGTCAGTTGATTGCGTTTCTATTCAAGACGACCTTGCATTCACTGGTAGTAGAGATGCTACTTTAAAAATGTGgaatttgaattatttCAACAGCAAAAACACAGAAGAAGAGACTCCTCTGATTCACAGTTTTGAAGGCCACGTTGATACCGTTACCGCTGTAAGCTACAATAATGGTGAACTAGTTTCTGGTTCTGATGATAAGACAATTAGGCAGTGGGATCTATCGACTGGCCACTTATTGCAAACCATTGATATAATGTGGGCCTCGTCAATGGCTAACTCTACTATTAGTTTTGGTAAGCCAAGTGCTCAAAACAGCTCAGGCGGTAATATAATTAGCAACCAATCTGCATATCCATATATATCAAGTCTGCAAGTATTTGATGCTGCATTGGCAAGTGGTGGCAATGATGGTGTCGTTAGATTATGGGATTTACGAAGCGGTGAAGTGATCAGACAATTGATTGGGCATACCGGTGCTATTACCACTTTACAGTTTGATAAACATTTTAATTTGGTTACTGGTTCTGCCGATCGTAGTGTAAGAGTTTGGGATTTACGTACGGGAGGATTACTAGATTCTTTCAGTTACGAAAGCCCAATAAAAAAGATTGtgtttgatgatttcaagaTTGCCAGTGTGGTTGAGAATCAGCATGGAATTCACATTTACGATAGAAGCGAACAAAGACACTGGAAAGTGGGAGCTGAAGACAGTAGTTTACCTGTTGGCGTAAGTGATACCAACGATATTGCTTGCCAGGGTAACTACCTTGTTGAAGGTTCTTCTGATGGTGTTGTAAGAGTGTGGAATGTCTGATACAGTAAATATTCTCTTTGTAATGTATCCTCTGTAAATAGTGTAATGTGTAGGAATtacaattttggaaaaaactCGTCGGGacgcaaaaaaaaaaaaaaacaaaaaaaatgagaaattgaaattttagtttttaCCTGGAGACATGGAGATGGcgttttccttttgattaTGTCTATTCGGAACTTCTGTGGGATAAAATAAAGGTCAGATCAGGTGCTAAAGACAAACAGAAACAGAACATGTCATACAGGCAAACACCAACTATTGTTGTGCTTAAGGAAGGAACCGATGCATCACAAGGCCGTGGACAGATTATATCCAACATCAACGCATGTTTGGCAATTCAGGATACATTGAAGACAACTTTAGGTCCATTTGGTAGTGATTTATTATTAGTTGGTGGCGATGGCAAAACAACCATTACTAATGACGGTGCAAccattttgaagaaattagaTGTTGTCCACCCGGCAGCTAAGATTTTAGTTGATATTTCAAGATCCCAAGATTGTGAAATTGGGGATGGAACTACGTCTGTTTGCCTGTTGGCAAGTGAAATTCTAAAACATTGTAAACCGTATATTGAAGAGGGTATGAGTAGTAACTCCATTGTTAAGGGGTTAAGAGATTCTGTTCATTTAGCAGTCCAGAAGATCAAAGAGTTGGAGATCAACTTGGACGAAAAATCAGTTGACGATGAATACGATATGCTAATTAAATGTGCATTGACCGCAATGAATTCGAAGATTATTCAACAGAATGGGGAATTTTATTCTAAGTTAGTTGTTGACTCGGTTCTTACCTTGGATAGAgatgatttggatgaaAACCTCATTGGTATAAAGAAACTTCCAGGTGGTGCAATGGAGGAATCGTTATTCATCCAAGGTGTCGCATTCAAGAAGACATTCTCATATGCAGGGTTTGAGCAACAGCCGAAGACTTTccaaaatccaaaaattcTGAACTTGAATGTCGAACTAGAATTGAAAGCTGAAAAAGATAATGCAGAAGTAAGAATCAATAAAGTGGAAGACTACCAAAAGATTGTTGATGCAGAATGGGAAATTATAATGGATAAACTAAACAAGATTGTTGAGAGTGGCTGTAATGttgttttatcaaagtTACCGATTGGTGATTTAGCAACCCAATTTTTCGCAGATAGAGGAATCTTTTGTGCTGGAAGAGTGTCAAGTGATGATTTGGAACGTACACATAAAGCAGTCGGTGGTTCAATTTTAACAAGTGTCAATGACATCAAACCAGAACACGATTTAGGTACCTGtgaaaagtttgaagagttgCAAATTGGTGGTGAAAGATacaacattttcaatggcTGCCCATTAACAAAAACATGCACACTGATTTTACGTGGTGGTTCAataaaaatcattgatgaaattgagaGGTCATTACATGATGCAATCATGATTGTCAAAAGAGCTTTaaagaacaaacaaatTGTCGCTGGTGGTGGTGCTATTGAAATGGAATTAAGTAAGTATTTAAGAGATTATTCACATCAAGTCAAAGGCAAAAAACAATTAATTATTCAAAGTTATGCAAGAGCTTTGGAAATCATCCCTAGGCAATTATGTGAAAATGCAGGCTTAGATTCTATCGAATTGTTAAACAAGTTACGTAGTTTGCACGCTAATGGTGAAATATATGCAGGTTTAGATCTTGATTCTGATAATGTTGCAAATAACCTAGAGAAATTTGTCTGGGAACCATCGGTTGTGAAAATCAATGCATTACAAAGTGCAACTGAGGCTGCAATTTTAGTTCTTAGTGTTGATGAGACTATCCAAAACAAAGACAGTGAACAAGCATCTGCTGCCCCAGTACCTAGGGGAAGAGGTATGCCAATGCCTGCTGGAATGTGAGTGAGTTGACGTTTATAAAATTTCTGTACTTTTTCTAATTACAATAAAACTTCACTCTAGCTATTTGAGCAATTGTTCACTTACTACACCTTTGTAGATGCTAGGCCATGTACCTTAAATAAATATCTTGACAATACAAAAGGAACCTTTATAGGGTTTTTATCAAGCGAAACTCAAATATATAATAATATGCTTGAGTAGAAACTTCTAGTGTTTAAAAATTAGTGAACTGAAAAGTATAATTTCAGGATTATCAAATCTACTACTCTTTGAACTGCTTCCAATATGTATCTATGTGTATGTAGGTAACGTTGTAATACAAGAAAGAGAAGTAGGTTCTTTAGAGAATTTTTGTCCAAgtaaaatatcaaagacTTGTATTTGTACGTGATGCTTTTGAGAAGAGACATATGCAAAACAGAATACAACGGTAAAAGTCATGTTAACAAGGAcattcctttttttctacGACATCCTGTTCTAGCCCTTCTTTATAGCGCCATTATGTTTCCTGTTATTCGTCCAGAACTAGGTTATGATTGCAAAAAAAGAGTACATAATAAGAAGTAGAAACGAAGAAAATcattcatcaacttcataCCAGTTTTTTCATAGAAGAGATGAGCTGGTCTACCTTGGAAACATCCTCTAGATCAGAAAGCAAAACATTTCTGATTTTCTCCCATGATTCATCACTGACTCCCTTTTGAACCTGTTCTACGTGCTCCACCTCTTCCTCTAACGGCTTAACTTTCGAGACTAGAACATTTAATGCAAGCTTATCACCATCTAAAAAGGTGCTGACAGCATCCGAATCTTGCATTGTTTTTGCCCgtatcatcaatttgaCATCGGctaaatcaacaattccaatatGCTGGTCCTTTAACGCATTTGCTAGAACATGCTTTAGGTGGTAAAACTTTGTGTTTGTGGTGATATCTGTGGAAACAGATATATTGAACCTTGGTGGCTTAAGGGACTTAAAAGTCACATTAATAGAAAACtgcatttcttcttcattgttttcaatagaTTCAGCCTTCGTAGATGTCGCAATGTATGGATGTTTCAACGGAGGAAATGTGAGTGTAGCTGGGATAGAGTTTACCGATTGAATCCTAAATCCATTGAGAAAAGCATCTTGCTCCTCTGGAGTAGGTTTGGTAACTTGGAGTAGCTGCACAAACTGGTTAGCAAATTGAACTTCCGTAGACATGCCTAATGTGCTGTTTTTAGAGAGAAATGCTGTAATGTACCCAGGGTTTGAAGCATCTTAAATAGCGATCCCTCATGAATTTAATATTTTCAGCATtataattatcaacaactttCAGTAGTGAGCGTTGACCATTCGAAAAAACTTTGAAACTTTGAAGTTTGGAGTATGAACGATATGAATACATTTTGGAGAGGATGAAATATGGACGAATTCTACAATTATCATGAATACGCTTGCCCGGAAAATGATAATATAATAATCACACACCATCCTAATCCATATACGTCTGATGGAACACGTGTTGTTCGAATCCCACTACTACCTGAGCCTTCCTATCCGCAATTCAGCACCCAGTTACCTGGGAATGAGCCTGCAGCAATACCAAGTGATGCTAATCATTTTAGGGGGATATACACATGGAAAGGGCAACACTTCGGAATGGGGTCGATTTCACCACTATCGAATTACATTACACGAGctgaatttgaaagtatTGTCACTAAAATCAATAGCCTATTATGGGAGAGGTTTGGGAATACATGGTTCAACTTCTGGTGGGTTATTATCAACATGCTTATGTACGACTTGCCAAGGGGTAGTGTTCGAATATGGACGTTCCTCACGGGCACTAAAGACAAGCTTGAGAGCTACATCAATGAAGTTAATAAAAGGTTTGATCGAGAAGATAGAAACATAAGGATAGTTTCACCCGAGAAAAACGGGTTTGTAAGTTTGGACTGGATAATACCTAGCCAAGCTGCTTGAATAAATGCTActagatatatatatatagatatgtATGGTTTTAAGaaaagagaacaaaaaactGAGTAAATGCCAGTGCTGTTTCAAGGTATTGTATCAAACAACTCAATTtatcattttatttttcattttggaGGAGGTCCCTTGCTgtatattttctttatcctCCTGTTCAACCCAACATTCCATAAGCCAGTACGCATTCTACGTTCTTCCCAAACCCCTGAGATGACACCTCTTTCTTGCTTGAGTAGCTcctttctctcttcatGTGTCATGCCCAATTCCTTTCTTCTGTCAATAAGGTTTGCATGCCTCTGTCGAGATTGCACAACAAACTCACGACATCTCCGGATCTCTTCCTGGGTGAAGGTGTTTTGCACATAGGTATCTATAAATAGATTGGTATTAATAACTCTCTTGGGTGTGTTTTGGATTAGTTGGAATAAATCACTGCCTAATACATCTCTGTTATTTTCCTGTAACCTGGTGGACTTTAGTGTCAAATCTGTATCTGAATGTGTAAATAAAGTTGAGATTCCATGTGCACGACAATAGAACTTTCTCAACTCGGGATCGAGCATTTTGAATATCCCCAATGAAACTTGAAATATGGTTTTAGAGTTGTGGTAAAATATGATATCCCAGATACGCAATGTTGTCTCGATTGGCAACACGCCGATAAATAAAGACATGAACCAGCTTGTGGTGCAAAAAGTTAGTGTtggtaaaaagaaaaggtaTGAGGTGTCATCGTCAGGGATGTCGCccaaatcatcattgtcCATAATGATTTTCCAAACATCGGGCAAATATTGTTTCAAGCATAGCATCAACATACCTTGATTAACAGATAGCCCTTCAAGATTTGATTCATGAACACCTGGTAGAAATTTCTCTGTGACAATCACCAACATCCAAAAtgtttcttcctcattCATAAATAGTAAGAGTAAACCGGCAataaaattcaatgattggCAATATCCAATAGATGGTTTAAACATACTGAAACATTTTAAAACACGCCTCAATGTATCTAGCATTGAAGAGTTTTGCTCTTTAAAATAAACATTGTCGGGGAAAGTTCGATGTaaatctttttcaattgcttcaGTATTTTCATTCACCAAATCAGTGGACTCATTAACCAATGCCTCGTACAGCCCCTTATTgtctttcattttctcaacaCCCCCCACAAAGGAAAACCACGCCTTCCCTCTCCACTCTGCCGGTATGCCCTTTCTGACAAACCTTGCCATTTCCTCCGATCTAGCGGGGAAACGTGACGGTACCAAATTGGGTTCATAATACAACCCATTTCTCTCTAAAAATTTGATCCACTTGGCCTTTCGACGGATGAGGTATGGACAATATTCGTTCCACCAGTCATTATAGtcttttgttgatatgTATTGGTTGGTCTTTTGGAACCCGTACCTGTCAGTCGTGGAATTCTTGATTGACTGTTTCATGGCTGATTTTCTAAAGGGGAGCGGAGACTCCTTTATAGACATACCACTGTTTATACGCTCCTTCAAACTAGCAAAGTCTCTCCGTGATTCCACAATCGATTCTTTCGTCTCATGTTTCGTAATATACGCCGATGCCATATGTGTATGCTCCATTTGTTGAGTATTTGCAACTTGATTCTCTGTTTCCTCAATGTCTTCCTCATCTGTTGCATTGGTATAATAATCCAAAAACCCATAGGTTGTCCCTGTTGCCGCAGTTGCTGCCGAAGTAGTCCTCGAATGCATCTGCGTAATTGCGGGGATTATCTCCTATAACCGCATTCCAATGAACAAAGTAGACTATGGATCATATCCAATATTAGAGAATGTATTTTATCATTTCACACTACCTAATTCCCAGAGAAGCAAAATAATGAATAGAGggataaaaaaatactgCATACGGAAAACGAGAGGGCGCGCTCTGAAAAAGTAGAAAGTGTCAAACTGGACAAGGAGAGAGGGAGAGGGGAGGTTGAATTCTTTTACCTTGATGTATTTTCCATTCCCCCAGTTTCCCCCCAGTTCCAACCAATTCAATttggttgttgatgttgagcAACAAAGAAGTTATGGTATTTATGTTTTGTACGAGGTGAATAGAAATATGAATGGGAAAAGGATAGTTATTGTGCACTGCGGTGCTGGAGGCAAACTGCCCAGTTCTGTGGAAAGACGGCTTGTGAGAGTGGTAAAGAAAGCTTTTGAAGCTGGTGTAGGAGATGGTCACAATGATAGATTTGCCAATATTGCAAGAGTGCTTGAAGATTCCCCCCTCACCAATACCGGGTATGGTAGCAACATATGTAGTGATGGTACGGTGAGATGCGATTCCTCTGTTGTGCAGTGTACTCCGAGAGGCATGAAAATGGGATCAGTAGTGTGTAACTCGTCAAGGTACCCAATGGAAGATGCCCTTAGTGTGATGAATGAGTCTTTAAGGGTTTCCAAAGAGGGTATTGTCTCCCCCATGGTGAAAGTGGGGGATCTTGTCCCCGATCCACAGTTGGTTTCTAAGCTTCAACAAAACGTCTATGAGCGTGCCGGGGATACCATTGGTGTGCTCCTATTTGAAGAGGTTGATAAGGAGTGGATAATAACTACAGGTTCATCCAGTGGGGGGAATATTATGCGAGATTGGAGAAGGATTGGTTCTGCCGGTATTCCTGGAAGTGGGTGTTGGACAGAGACGATGGACTTTGATGAAGGCGGGACAAATGTCGTGTCCATAATGGTCTCTGGTCAAGGTGAAGAGCTTATTAAGCGTGATTTTGCACGTTACATTAGCAAGAATATGTTGAAATACATCAATAATGAAGGTATGTTTGTTTCAGATGCTTTGGAGATGTCACTCAACGATATGGGAAGAGAGACAAGACAGCTACAGTGGGGGGTGGCCGGTCTAGCAGTTATTGATGGCCGTCCCATTGGATTCTTTAGGGGGAACAGTCGTTCCTTTGTAGTCGGTGGTAGCAATTCAAGGGTAAGATTAGTACAAAACAGTGGATATGGAGAGATTTTATTATAGTTATAGTTTCTCTCTcatacttgaaaaaatcgTGAGCCTTCTCTTCTCTCTACTTctccccctttttttttttttctctttctctctctcttttctaAACATGTATTTTTCGCGACCAAATTGGGAAGTCGGTTGATTTACAAGGGGAATTGACGTCAGGCAAAGAGTTGAAAATGGTTTGTAATGGCCATCGACAGTGAGAAATTGACATAAATCTCTGAGATTGACAAGTATCAAATTGGAATACCAACTCCAGTTTATCTGGAACTTATTAAGCAATGTTTCGAAAGGAGTTTTCTACGATCATATCCCACAATGAAGTTAAGGATCTTCGAATAGTGGCCATTTCATCGTCAACCACTTCAATATTGGCctggtttttctttctttacCTATATGGAATGATACATCCAAGTCGACGTAATTTCAGGCACAACTTGATTTTTGTTcttatattttttgatttcatcaaggCCATAGTGATTTTGTTATATTCTACAATCACATACCATAATGGACTGGATAATAACAATGTTCTATCCGATGTACTAGGATGGTTTatagttttttcaattgaaggTGCTGACGTAATCATACTTTCGTTTGCACTGCATATGGCATTTCTAGTTTTCGATACCCAGCTTAAGAAGGCCTGTCAACGACTCAAGGATCTGActggaattgaaaaatgcCCCACGGAGAGACTCTCGGAATGGCTCAATAAGAACCCTGATAATTTAGAAGGTGGTCTCTATAAGTTTCGATTTGTCGTATATTTTGtctgtttgtttttcccCATAATGATGGCGTCCTTAAGCTTCACCCTTCACGATCCATATATGGGATACATCTACATGCCCTTTTTCCGGGTCTACACAGTGGCATGGCATTTCTCATGGGTGGTTCGTCATATAATTCTAGTGTCGATTTTGGCCATATACGTCACCATCTACGTGTACGTCATGTGTCAATTCCGGAAAGTTTCCCAATCGTTCATTCGTGAGGGTAAAGAACATGAGGACGAGAATATGTTACGTTATACATTTGGCGAGACTGTGTGGTTCAAGCTGTTGAAGGTATGTATCAGGATTAGCTCTAAGTTTGCAAGAAGGCACGACAAGCGGACCGAAAATGACAACGACCCACATACGGGAAATGTGAATGGTGCAGTATCTAGCAGTGATGAGACTCTA carries:
- a CDS encoding uncharacterized protein (PKUD0C01610; similar to Saccharomyces cerevisiae YJL112W (MDV1) and YKR036C (CAF4); ancestral locus Anc_1.247) — encoded protein: MDINNDLAKLATTASVLVNSATANANINDMLQRNRTYASTFDARKTEAGNQPGLINLLAIHGDNIRVAKSLKRSNFTGDGSKKKDFTVLTNDMLKDIPDSELENDSQRSDNTDETPFSLFQGFSAVLPEVDETIKIIKENSGKMIEGSKGNKRNGKATTLASSKRHMIENITIDKIKMCQNQRVLLGYKSDINYYLDLLEIRKGLGKSEISEIDAKIDRLYMRRKELSENIGLYEKQEMELENHLLEIKDRLDFIKDIEISEEPVRITRNDLNEDDEFAMNSDKNKTNANKDKIKTKTKNKNKNNSKIEEEEFVLLDEKETYSRKTSTTRSFKSGDLIHKFEAHHDPINCIAFDEPYGRLITCSMDNTVRLWDMGRYKCIGLLEGHFASVDCVSIQDDLAFTGSRDATLKMWNLNYFNSKNTEEETPLIHSFEGHVDTVTAVSYNNGELVSGSDDKTIRQWDLSTGHLLQTIDIMWASSMANSTISFGKPSAQNSSGGNIISNQSAYPYISSLQVFDAALASGGNDGVVRLWDLRSGEVIRQLIGHTGAITTLQFDKHFNLVTGSADRSVRVWDLRTGGLLDSFSYESPIKKIVFDDFKIASVVENQHGIHIYDRSEQRHWKVGAEDSSLPVGVSDTNDIACQGNYLVEGSSDGVVRVWNV
- a CDS encoding uncharacterized protein (PKUD0C01620; similar to Saccharomyces cerevisiae YJL111W (CCT7); ancestral locus Anc_1.248); translation: MSYRQTPTIVVLKEGTDASQGRGQIISNINACLAIQDTLKTTLGPFGSDLLLVGGDGKTTITNDGATILKKLDVVHPAAKILVDISRSQDCEIGDGTTSVCLLASEILKHCKPYIEEGMSSNSIVKGLRDSVHLAVQKIKELEINLDEKSVDDEYDMLIKCALTAMNSKIIQQNGEFYSKLVVDSVLTLDRDDLDENLIGIKKLPGGAMEESLFIQGVAFKKTFSYAGFEQQPKTFQNPKILNLNVELELKAEKDNAEVRINKVEDYQKIVDAEWEIIMDKLNKIVESGCNVVLSKLPIGDLATQFFADRGIFCAGRVSSDDLERTHKAVGGSILTSVNDIKPEHDLGTCEKFEELQIGGERYNIFNGCPLTKTCTLILRGGSIKIIDEIERSLHDAIMIVKRALKNKQIVAGGGAIEMELSKYLRDYSHQVKGKKQLIIQSYARALEIIPRQLCENAGLDSIELLNKLRSLHANGEIYAGLDLDSDNVANNLEKFVWEPSVVKINALQSATEAAILVLSVDETIQNKDSEQASAAPVPRGRGMPMPAGM
- a CDS encoding uncharacterized protein (PKUD0C01630; similar to Saccharomyces cerevisiae YOL111C (MDY2); ancestral locus Anc_3.65); amino-acid sequence: MSTEVQFANQFVQLLQVTKPTPEEQDAFLNGFRIQSVNSIPATLTFPPLKHPYIATSTKAESIENNEEEMQFSINVTFKSLKPPRFNISVSTDITTNTKFYHLKHVLANALKDQHIGIVDLADVKLMIRAKTMQDSDAVSTFLDGDKLALNVLVSKVKPLEEEVEHVEQVQKGVSDESWEKIRNVLLSDLEDVSKVDQLISSMKKLV
- a CDS encoding uncharacterized protein (PKUD0C01640; similar to Saccharomyces cerevisiae YOL110W (SHR5); ancestral locus Anc_3.66); the protein is MDEFYNYHEYACPENDNIIITHHPNPYTSDGTRVVRIPLLPEPSYPQFSTQLPGNEPAAIPSDANHFRGIYTWKGQHFGMGSISPLSNYITRAEFESIVTKINSLLWERFGNTWFNFWWVIINMLMYDLPRGSVRIWTFLTGTKDKLESYINEVNKRFDREDRNIRIVSPEKNGFVSLDWIIPSQAA
- a CDS encoding uncharacterized protein (PKUD0C01650; similar to Saccharomyces cerevisiae YNL293W (MSB3) and YOL112W (MSB4); ancestral locus Anc_3.64) — translated: MHSRTTSAATAATGTTYGFLDYYTNATDEEDIEETENQVANTQQMEHTHMASAYITKHETKESIVESRRDFASLKERINSGMSIKESPLPFRKSAMKQSIKNSTTDRYGFQKTNQYISTKDYNDWWNEYCPYLIRRKAKWIKFLERNGLYYEPNLVPSRFPARSEEMARFVRKGIPAEWRGKAWFSFVGGVEKMKDNKGLYEALVNESTDLVNENTEAIEKDLHRTFPDNVYFKEQNSSMLDTLRRVLKCFSMFKPSIGYCQSLNFIAGLLLLFMNEEETFWMLVIVTEKFLPGVHESNLEGLSVNQGMLMLCLKQYLPDVWKIIMDNDDLGDIPDDDTSYLFFLPTLTFCTTSWFMSLFIGVLPIETTLRIWDIIFYHNSKTIFQVSLGIFKMLDPELRKFYCRAHGISTLFTHSDTDLTLKSTRLQENNRDVLGSDLFQLIQNTPKRVINTNLFIDTYVQNTFTQEEIRRCREFVVQSRQRHANLIDRRKELGMTHEERKELLKQERGVISGVWEERRMRTGLWNVGLNRRIKKIYSKGPPPK
- a CDS encoding uncharacterized protein (PKUD0C01660) is translated as MYFPFPQFPPSSNQFNLVVDVEQQRSYGIYVLYEVNRNMNGKRIVIVHCGAGGKLPSSVERRLVRVVKKAFEAGVGDGHNDRFANIARVLEDSPLTNTGYGSNICSDGTVRCDSSVVQCTPRGMKMGSVVCNSSRYPMEDALSVMNESLRVSKEGIVSPMVKVGDLVPDPQLVSKLQQNVYERAGDTIGVLLFEEVDKEWIITTGSSSGGNIMRDWRRIGSAGIPGSGCWTETMDFDEGGTNVVSIMVSGQGEELIKRDFARYISKNMLKYINNEGMFVSDALEMSLNDMGRETRQLQWGVAGLAVIDGRPIGFFRGNSRSFVVGGSNSRVRLVQNSGYGEILL
- a CDS encoding uncharacterized protein (PKUD0C01670; similar to Saccharomyces cerevisiae YDL035C (GPR1); ancestral locus Anc_3.156); this translates as MFRKEFSTIISHNEVKDLRIVAISSSTTSILAWFFFLYLYGMIHPSRRNFRHNLIFVLIFFDFIKAIVILLYSTITYHNGLDNNNVLSDVLGWFIVFSIEGADVIILSFALHMAFLVFDTQLKKACQRLKDLTGIEKCPTERLSEWLNKNPDNLEGGLYKFRFVVYFVCLFFPIMMASLSFTLHDPYMGYIYMPFFRVYTVAWHFSWVVRHIILVSILAIYVTIYVYVMCQFRKVSQSFIREGKEHEDENMLRYTFGETVWFKLLKVCIRISSKFARRHDKRTENDNDPHTGNVNGAVSSSDETLGLPNSGAVQNNDVSGQIQSILYQEATDRFNARKLQIMKQMKSIFIYPISFFLLWLLPLINHYQVIRTGHETLWSTAPSAFFQPFNCFVDALVFMYREKPWLLTVSESFLDTTDVGWRRHVSFLPGYGSYGETVYVEELGLNEAVYNEGSPMCGHQGSSDEATPRSKDDKDEDSLDLKDFLNASKPMRVSNSKRHYSKQRSSSSSQTHRMSTMSLSSSSNKSPVELIPAPTRVRESINWNLDMFEDKTIDMRDFLNGK